A single genomic interval of Megalobrama amblycephala isolate DHTTF-2021 linkage group LG17, ASM1881202v1, whole genome shotgun sequence harbors:
- the LOC125251475 gene encoding cystatin-like protein yields MRGSLLLLSALLLLESTDGNGYDQLSQHDTDIIDRAIKAANERHGKTKHLDFDSIIANYDKRMLNVLLKPTTCDRTEPFVHRKDCKIRNPKATPQVSCIDCRGEMTCFLLREQEKIKQTVDKCLHLRFHITGDGTGISLAK; encoded by the exons ATGAGAGGTTCACTGTTACTGCTTAGTGCTCTGTTACTGCTGGAGTCCACAGACGGAAATGGATATGATCAACTAAGCCAACATGATACAGACATTATTGACAGAGCAATAAAAGCAGCCAATGAGAGACATGGAAAAACCAAACACCTTGATTTTGACTCCATTATAGCA AATTATGACAAGCGCATGCTTAATGTGTTATTAAAACCCACCACATGTGACAGGACAGAACCGTTTGTCCATCGGAAAGACTGTAAAATCCGAAATCCAAAGGCTACA CCTCAAGTTTCTTGCATTGATTGTCGGGGAGAGATGACCTGTTTCCTTCTCAGAGAACAAGAAAAG ATTAAACAGACTGTAGACAAATGTTTGCATCTGAGATTCCATATTACTGGGGATGGAACTGGGATTTCATTGGCAAAATGA